One stretch of Alcaligenes faecalis DNA includes these proteins:
- a CDS encoding amidase, with the protein MDLIYASADELRRLYQSKEVSPVEVARATLDAVDRWNPIVNAYCYLDRDLTLQEAAESEARWMAGAERGPLDGIPYGVKDLLLVRGLPTGYGSSAARITDAAQEDAPAVARMREAGAVLVGKTTTSEFGWKGTADSPLTGVTRNIWDFSLTSGGSSGGAATALAAGMGTLQIGTDGGGSTRIPASFCGVTGMKATFGGVPAWPAGPMLTLSNVGPMARSVADLKGLLSVMMQADSRDWNSVPLPRHVRAPARTLQGLRIGLHLDEHCSPEVRGIIQAAADKLQEQGAHIVPTELPLAGAKELITAHWEAGTAWLVNQVSAAQRPLVDEGLRQVASKGETNSLSDYYQALIGRQKLGEAMLRHFAQFDLVLTPTVPILPFEAGREAPSDAGSQNWLDWNPYTYPFNLTRQPAISLPAGLSASGLPVGLQLVAGLYQDEWLVDVAQLVEDCLQVRRPRF; encoded by the coding sequence ATGGATTTGATCTATGCCAGCGCTGATGAACTGCGCCGCTTGTATCAAAGCAAGGAGGTGTCACCCGTGGAGGTGGCGCGGGCAACGCTGGATGCGGTGGATCGCTGGAACCCCATTGTTAATGCCTACTGTTATTTGGATCGTGATTTGACCCTGCAAGAAGCAGCTGAATCAGAAGCACGCTGGATGGCAGGCGCTGAACGCGGCCCTTTGGATGGCATTCCGTACGGAGTTAAAGACTTGCTTCTGGTGCGTGGCTTGCCGACTGGTTATGGCTCTAGTGCAGCAAGGATTACGGATGCCGCTCAGGAGGATGCTCCTGCGGTAGCGCGGATGCGTGAGGCCGGTGCTGTGCTGGTGGGTAAAACGACGACCTCGGAGTTTGGCTGGAAGGGAACGGCGGACAGTCCTTTAACGGGAGTCACACGCAATATCTGGGACTTCAGTCTGACCAGCGGGGGCAGCAGTGGCGGTGCAGCTACGGCGCTGGCAGCGGGCATGGGGACGCTGCAAATCGGTACGGATGGCGGTGGATCCACCCGGATTCCCGCCAGCTTTTGCGGTGTTACCGGCATGAAAGCCACCTTTGGGGGCGTACCTGCCTGGCCTGCTGGCCCGATGCTGACCTTATCCAATGTAGGTCCCATGGCCCGATCCGTGGCGGACCTGAAAGGCTTGCTGAGCGTCATGATGCAAGCCGACTCACGCGATTGGAACTCGGTGCCTTTGCCTCGTCATGTGCGGGCTCCCGCTCGTACCTTGCAGGGCCTGCGTATCGGTCTGCATCTGGATGAGCATTGCAGCCCCGAGGTCAGGGGCATCATCCAGGCAGCGGCTGACAAGCTGCAAGAGCAGGGAGCGCATATCGTGCCTACCGAGCTACCCCTGGCCGGTGCAAAAGAGCTGATTACAGCGCATTGGGAAGCTGGGACGGCCTGGTTGGTGAATCAAGTCTCTGCGGCACAGCGCCCTTTGGTGGACGAAGGTCTGCGCCAGGTTGCCAGCAAGGGCGAGACGAACAGCTTGTCGGATTATTACCAAGCCCTGATTGGCCGACAAAAGCTGGGTGAAGCCATGCTTCGGCATTTTGCGCAGTTTGATCTGGTCCTGACGCCTACCGTTCCGATATTGCCGTTTGAGGCGGGCCGGGAAGCGCCGTCTGACGCCGGTTCGCAGAATTGGCTGGATTGGAATCCCTATACCTATCCCTTCAATTTGACGCGGCAGCCTGCTATTTCTTTGCCGGCCGGCCTCAGTGCCTCCGGTTTGCCCGTGGGGCTGCAACTGGTGGCGGGTCTGTATCAGGATGAATGGTTGGTGGATGTTGCCCAACTGGTAGAGGATTGCCTGCAAGTGCGCAGGCCGCGGTTTTAA
- a CDS encoding TRAP transporter substrate-binding protein: MKRMTRLGIAVLAMLGALSACGKGSSGDAANNESKGPRTLQLAHVSVEQSEDMYHHLATNFAKRVEEQTKGGIKVQVLGGAQLGGERDVAEGMQLGTVDMSLLASFTLGTFEKKAMVFDLPYLFKDYQTAFKTLDSSFTDPIEADLEKSGLKILGWGHGGFRNLYNSKHAIRSLSDLSGMKVRTPESPIYVDTWQALGVNVTSMAYPELFTGLQQKTIDGAENPTALFYTSRFYEAAPYLSRTEHVYVAIPLVISGRVWDTLSDDEKAIFQKAASESVQEQRQFLIQSEAQIEKKLMDAGVSINADVDKAQFRKAVMPIYEKYKTVIDPDLVTRAAALSQ; this comes from the coding sequence ATGAAACGAATGACAAGACTGGGGATCGCTGTTCTGGCGATGCTTGGCGCGCTGAGCGCATGCGGTAAAGGCAGTTCCGGCGATGCCGCCAATAATGAGAGCAAAGGTCCGCGGACCTTGCAGCTTGCTCATGTTTCGGTAGAGCAGAGCGAAGATATGTACCACCACCTGGCAACGAATTTTGCCAAGCGGGTGGAGGAACAAACCAAGGGCGGAATCAAGGTACAAGTGCTGGGTGGTGCCCAGTTGGGTGGTGAACGCGATGTGGCCGAAGGTATGCAGTTGGGCACGGTGGACATGAGCCTGCTGGCCAGTTTCACGCTGGGCACCTTCGAGAAAAAAGCGATGGTGTTTGACTTGCCTTATCTGTTCAAGGACTACCAGACAGCATTCAAAACCCTGGATTCCAGCTTTACAGACCCGATTGAGGCAGACCTGGAAAAGTCTGGCCTGAAAATTCTGGGCTGGGGTCATGGCGGTTTCCGGAATCTGTACAACTCCAAGCATGCTATTCGCAGTTTGTCGGATTTGAGCGGCATGAAAGTGCGTACGCCGGAAAGCCCCATTTATGTGGATACCTGGCAGGCGCTGGGTGTAAACGTTACCTCCATGGCGTATCCGGAGCTGTTTACCGGCCTGCAGCAAAAGACGATTGATGGCGCAGAAAATCCGACGGCCTTGTTCTATACCAGTCGCTTTTATGAAGCAGCACCTTATCTGTCCCGTACAGAGCACGTCTACGTCGCTATTCCCCTTGTGATCTCCGGGCGAGTGTGGGACACCTTGTCGGATGATGAAAAAGCCATCTTCCAGAAAGCGGCCAGTGAGTCGGTGCAAGAGCAACGTCAGTTCCTGATCCAGAGTGAAGCGCAGATCGAGAAGAAACTGATGGATGCGGGCGTATCCATTAATGCTGATGTGGACAAAGCACAGTTCCGCAAAGCCGTCATGCCAATTTATGAAAAATACAAGACGGTGATTGATCCTGATCTGGTCACCCGTGCCGCGGCGCTTTCTCAATAA
- a CDS encoding TRAP transporter small permease yields the protein MKHSLLDWADRVSTRLDSLCRTMGAAFLGLIVLAASVQVAGRYFMGYSPPWIEEITRYSFIWMIMLGTAVLVKSNGHAVIDLLVMRLKGKARRVHNGVVQIAILTCALVLLVQGLQLIAIVYQQLSPALRISMAYVYAALPVGGAIIAVQCVNALLDGYRDQPSQSLEGV from the coding sequence ATGAAACACTCTTTGCTCGATTGGGCCGATAGAGTCAGTACCCGCCTGGACAGCTTATGCAGAACCATGGGAGCGGCATTTCTGGGCTTGATTGTGCTGGCCGCATCGGTACAGGTGGCCGGACGCTACTTTATGGGTTACTCCCCACCGTGGATTGAGGAAATCACGCGCTACAGCTTTATCTGGATGATCATGCTGGGCACGGCGGTACTGGTTAAAAGCAATGGCCATGCGGTGATTGACTTGCTGGTGATGCGACTGAAAGGTAAAGCCCGCCGGGTGCATAACGGAGTAGTGCAGATCGCCATTTTGACCTGCGCATTGGTCTTGCTGGTGCAGGGTTTGCAACTGATTGCCATCGTCTACCAGCAGCTTAGTCCTGCGCTGCGTATCTCCATGGCTTATGTGTACGCAGCCCTGCCCGTTGGTGGTGCCATCATCGCTGTGCAGTGTGTGAATGCCTTGCTGGATGGGTATCGGGATCAGCCCAGCCAGTCGTTGGAGGGGGTGTAA
- a CDS encoding TRAP transporter large permease has product MQEALLLFSLMFTLFIAGIPIAFSLLLCSALFLLFTGMRPLIVVPQRVMAGLDSFPLLAVPLFILMGNLMEKAGLSKRLIDLIDMLVGRVHGALGYVTVIACAMFGALTGSAPATVAAIGAIMMPAMIAQKYPASLATGITASSGALGNIIPPSIALILYGATVNVSIPKLFVANILPGLLMALAFMLTHMLLTRKLKVPRTAARSYTSQEMVMVALKAIPSLLMPVVILGGIYGGVFTPTEAAAVGVVFSLVLGVCYRQFTFGTLWQVMKSSVETSSMVGIILGAAGIFGWILASARIPMLMVTELTPLLDTQFLYLALLVVFLLLVGCVMDAAASIVILAPILVPIGIALGVDPIHLGVVFCVNLVVGFFTPPFGLNLFTTVSVSGQPYEVVVRGVMPFVIAAIIVLFILAYVPDISLVLVRLMEAAA; this is encoded by the coding sequence ATGCAAGAAGCTCTCTTACTTTTTAGCTTGATGTTCACGCTGTTCATCGCGGGCATTCCTATCGCTTTTTCCTTATTGCTGTGCAGTGCGCTGTTTTTGCTGTTTACCGGCATGCGGCCACTGATTGTTGTGCCGCAGCGCGTGATGGCGGGGCTGGATTCCTTCCCCTTGCTGGCGGTGCCGCTGTTTATCCTGATGGGAAACCTGATGGAAAAGGCGGGCCTGTCCAAGCGCCTGATTGATCTGATCGATATGCTGGTTGGGCGAGTGCATGGCGCACTGGGCTACGTGACGGTGATTGCGTGTGCCATGTTTGGTGCCCTGACCGGCTCGGCCCCGGCGACGGTGGCAGCCATTGGCGCCATCATGATGCCTGCGATGATCGCGCAGAAATACCCGGCTTCTTTGGCGACGGGGATTACGGCTTCGTCCGGTGCCTTGGGCAATATCATTCCGCCCAGCATTGCCTTGATTCTGTATGGCGCAACCGTCAACGTTTCTATCCCCAAGCTGTTTGTGGCTAATATCCTGCCAGGTTTGTTGATGGCTCTGGCCTTCATGCTGACCCATATGCTGCTGACCAGAAAGCTGAAGGTGCCTAGGACCGCAGCGCGCTCCTATACCTCGCAAGAGATGGTGATGGTTGCGCTGAAGGCGATTCCGTCCTTGTTAATGCCCGTCGTGATTCTGGGCGGGATCTATGGCGGTGTGTTCACGCCTACTGAAGCCGCCGCCGTGGGTGTGGTGTTCAGTTTGGTGCTGGGTGTGTGTTATCGACAGTTCACGTTTGGCACCTTGTGGCAGGTCATGAAGAGCTCGGTGGAAACCTCTTCCATGGTGGGCATTATCCTGGGTGCAGCCGGCATCTTTGGCTGGATTCTGGCCTCGGCGCGTATCCCCATGCTGATGGTTACTGAACTGACGCCTTTGCTGGATACGCAGTTTCTGTACCTGGCTTTGTTGGTGGTGTTTCTGCTGCTGGTCGGTTGTGTGATGGATGCTGCCGCCAGCATCGTGATCCTGGCCCCGATTCTGGTTCCTATCGGAATTGCATTGGGTGTGGATCCTATCCATTTGGGTGTGGTGTTTTGCGTCAATCTGGTGGTGGGTTTCTTTACCCCTCCCTTTGGCCTGAATCTGTTCACGACAGTTTCTGTGTCTGGCCAGCCTTACGAGGTCGTGGTCCGGGGTGTCATGCCTTTTGTGATCGCAGCCATCATCGTCCTGTTCATTCTGGCTTATGTGCCTGATATCTCCCTGGTGCTGGTTCGTTTGATGGAGGCGGCAGCATGA
- the ilvD gene encoding dihydroxy-acid dehydratase, with product MPQYRSRTSTHGRNMAGARALWRATGMKDEDFSKPIIAVVNSFTQFVPGHVHLKDMGQLVARQIEAVGGVAKEFNTIAVDDGIAMGHGGMLYSLPSRELIADSVEYMVNAHCADAMVCISNCDKITPGMLMAAMRLNIPVVFVSGGPMEAGKVYSPDGKTVVQKLDLVDAMIQAADPNVTDEQAEAVERSACPTCGSCSGMFTANSMNCLTEALGLSLPGNGTIVATHARRQGLFERAGSLIVDLAKRYYEQDDESVLPRNIATYQAFENAMTLDVAMGGSTNTVLHLLAAAQEAGVEFTMADIDKISRRVPCLCKVAPATPEFHMEDVHRAGGIMAILAELGRADLLNLDVGNVHSGTLREAIKRWDVKGDNVKAISDFFRASPGGIPTQVAFSQDRYYQELDTDRAKGCIRDKANAYSQDGGLAVLYGNLAINGCIVKTAGVDESILTFTGTARVYESQDDSVAAILDGVVKAGDVVIIRYEGPKGGPGMQEMLYPTSYLKSMGLGKSSALFTDGRFSGGSSGLVIGHASPEAAEGGNIALVQDGDTIEIDIPNRRIHLAISDEEMAARRAEMESRGSKAWKPVNRERVVSQALKAYAALATSADRGAVRDVSQLDR from the coding sequence ATGCCCCAATATCGCTCCCGTACCTCGACCCACGGTCGGAATATGGCCGGCGCGCGTGCCCTGTGGCGCGCCACCGGTATGAAAGACGAGGATTTCTCCAAACCGATCATTGCGGTGGTGAACTCCTTTACGCAATTCGTACCGGGTCACGTACACCTGAAAGACATGGGCCAGCTGGTTGCCCGTCAAATTGAAGCGGTCGGCGGTGTGGCAAAAGAGTTCAACACCATTGCGGTGGACGACGGTATTGCGATGGGCCACGGCGGCATGCTGTATTCCCTGCCTTCACGCGAACTGATCGCCGATTCGGTGGAATACATGGTCAACGCCCACTGTGCCGACGCCATGGTGTGTATCTCCAACTGCGACAAAATCACCCCCGGTATGTTGATGGCCGCCATGCGCCTGAACATTCCTGTTGTTTTTGTGTCGGGCGGACCGATGGAAGCGGGCAAGGTCTACTCGCCAGACGGCAAGACCGTGGTGCAGAAGCTGGATCTGGTGGACGCCATGATTCAAGCCGCCGACCCTAACGTGACTGATGAACAGGCTGAAGCGGTTGAGCGCAGCGCTTGTCCTACCTGTGGCTCCTGTTCGGGCATGTTTACTGCCAACTCCATGAACTGCCTGACCGAGGCTCTGGGCCTGTCCCTGCCCGGTAACGGCACCATTGTTGCCACCCACGCCCGTCGCCAAGGTTTGTTCGAGCGCGCTGGCAGCCTGATCGTGGATCTGGCCAAGCGCTACTACGAGCAAGACGACGAATCCGTCCTGCCACGCAACATCGCCACCTACCAGGCCTTTGAAAACGCCATGACCCTGGACGTGGCCATGGGCGGCTCTACCAACACCGTGCTGCACTTGCTGGCTGCTGCCCAGGAAGCTGGCGTGGAATTCACGATGGCTGACATAGACAAGATTTCGCGCCGCGTGCCTTGCCTGTGTAAAGTGGCCCCCGCTACCCCCGAATTCCACATGGAAGACGTGCACCGCGCAGGCGGCATCATGGCGATTCTGGCCGAACTGGGCCGCGCCGATTTGCTGAATCTGGATGTGGGTAACGTGCATAGCGGCACCTTGCGTGAAGCCATCAAGCGTTGGGACGTCAAGGGCGACAACGTTAAAGCCATCAGCGACTTTTTCCGTGCCTCCCCCGGTGGTATTCCTACGCAAGTGGCCTTCAGCCAGGACCGTTACTACCAGGAACTGGACACTGACCGCGCTAAAGGCTGTATCCGTGACAAGGCCAATGCCTACTCGCAAGACGGTGGTTTGGCCGTGCTGTACGGCAACCTGGCCATCAATGGTTGTATCGTTAAAACCGCTGGCGTGGATGAAAGCATTCTGACCTTCACCGGCACCGCGCGCGTTTACGAAAGCCAGGACGATTCTGTTGCCGCCATTCTGGACGGCGTGGTCAAGGCGGGCGATGTGGTCATCATTCGCTACGAAGGCCCCAAAGGCGGCCCAGGTATGCAGGAAATGCTGTACCCCACTTCCTATCTGAAATCCATGGGTCTGGGCAAAAGCTCGGCCTTGTTCACCGATGGTCGCTTCTCCGGCGGTTCGTCCGGTCTGGTGATCGGTCACGCTTCGCCTGAAGCGGCGGAGGGCGGCAACATCGCCCTGGTGCAAGATGGCGACACTATCGAGATCGACATCCCCAACCGTCGCATTCACTTGGCCATCAGCGACGAAGAAATGGCCGCACGCCGCGCCGAAATGGAATCGCGTGGTTCCAAGGCCTGGAAGCCAGTGAACCGCGAGCGCGTTGTGTCGCAAGCACTGAAAGCCTATGCCGCTTTGGCGACGTCGGCCGACCGTGGCGCAGTGCGTGATGTATCGCAGCTGGATCGCTAA
- a CDS encoding cupin domain-containing protein, with protein MSEIDPITLAPILNPGGIGGPLTAAHREMAVKHRDDLDWDNLRYEGQFTKMMFHPTQEDPTIPNAGVVKYLKGSGHPLHSHYFAQIWYILAGKFEINGVVYGEGTMVFHPDPHYEHALTTLEDGEILYVQYMGPTTRQPAIYEGRFNMKTRRSLEEESRAV; from the coding sequence ATGAGTGAAATAGATCCAATTACCTTGGCTCCGATTCTTAATCCGGGAGGGATAGGCGGCCCCTTGACCGCGGCTCACCGGGAAATGGCTGTCAAGCACCGGGATGATCTGGATTGGGACAATCTGCGCTACGAAGGGCAGTTCACCAAGATGATGTTCCACCCCACCCAGGAAGATCCCACCATCCCCAACGCCGGAGTTGTGAAGTATCTGAAGGGCTCTGGCCATCCTTTGCACAGCCATTACTTCGCCCAGATCTGGTACATCCTGGCGGGCAAGTTCGAGATCAATGGCGTTGTGTACGGGGAAGGCACCATGGTGTTTCACCCCGATCCGCACTACGAGCATGCGCTGACGACCCTGGAAGATGGCGAGATTCTGTACGTGCAGTACATGGGGCCGACGACCCGCCAGCCCGCTATTTATGAAGGCCGCTTCAATATGAAAACCCGCCGTTCCCTAGAGGAAGAATCCAGAGCGGTGTAA